In a genomic window of Flavobacterium lipolyticum:
- a CDS encoding UDP-N-acetylmuramoyl-L-alanyl-D-glutamate--2,6-diaminopimelate ligase yields MKILKDILYKVAIESVTGSTEIDIHKIDFDSRKIEANDVFVAIRGSLSDGHDYIEKAIQLGAVAIICDTLPENIEKGITYIKVKDTNAALAFMAANYFGNPSEKLKLVGVTGTNGKTTIASLLFQLFQKAGFKVGLLSTVKIIVDETEFPATHTTPDSITINHYLNEMIEAGVTHCFMEVSSHGIHQKRTEALHFVGGIFTNLSHDHLDYHPTFAEYRDVKKSFFDSLPKTAFVLSNIDDKNGSVMLQNTVARKFTYALKTYADFKAQILESQLSGLLLKVNDNEVWVKLIGTFNAYNVLAIYGTAVELGMDSLEALRLLSDLESVSGRFQYIVSEGNITAIVDYAHTPDALDNVLKTINDIRTKNEQLLTVVGCGGNRDKTKRPVMAKIATDLSDKAILTSDNPRNEDPEVILDEMEKGVEAHNYKKILRISDRKQAIKTACQLAQPNDIILIAGKGHETYQEINGVRHHFDDMETVKEILEQLGK; encoded by the coding sequence GTGAAAATACTGAAAGACATATTATACAAAGTAGCGATTGAGTCTGTAACAGGTTCAACGGAAATCGATATACATAAAATTGATTTTGACTCAAGAAAAATTGAGGCAAATGATGTTTTCGTGGCTATTCGCGGATCACTTTCAGATGGTCATGATTATATTGAAAAAGCAATCCAATTAGGTGCCGTTGCGATTATTTGCGATACGCTGCCGGAAAACATTGAAAAAGGAATAACCTATATAAAAGTAAAAGATACTAATGCGGCTCTGGCTTTTATGGCAGCCAATTACTTCGGAAATCCATCCGAAAAGTTAAAGTTGGTTGGGGTTACCGGTACAAACGGAAAGACTACCATTGCATCATTGTTGTTTCAGTTGTTTCAAAAAGCAGGTTTTAAAGTTGGTTTATTGTCAACCGTAAAAATCATTGTCGATGAGACTGAATTTCCTGCCACACATACCACTCCGGATTCGATTACAATCAATCATTATCTGAACGAAATGATCGAAGCGGGTGTTACGCATTGTTTTATGGAAGTGAGTTCACACGGGATTCACCAAAAACGAACAGAGGCACTGCATTTTGTTGGAGGAATTTTTACGAATTTGTCACACGACCATTTGGATTATCACCCAACTTTTGCGGAATACAGAGATGTGAAAAAATCGTTTTTTGATTCTTTGCCTAAAACAGCTTTCGTTTTGTCTAACATCGATGATAAAAACGGATCGGTAATGCTGCAAAATACAGTAGCCAGAAAGTTTACCTACGCTTTAAAAACGTATGCCGACTTTAAAGCGCAGATTCTGGAGAGTCAGTTGTCGGGTTTATTATTGAAAGTTAATGATAATGAAGTTTGGGTAAAGCTAATCGGAACGTTTAATGCTTACAACGTTTTGGCAATTTACGGAACGGCTGTAGAGTTAGGAATGGATAGTCTCGAAGCGTTGCGCTTACTGTCTGATTTAGAAAGTGTTTCGGGGCGTTTTCAGTATATCGTTTCAGAAGGAAACATTACAGCAATAGTTGATTATGCACATACTCCCGATGCTTTAGATAATGTTTTAAAAACGATTAATGATATCCGTACCAAAAACGAGCAGCTGTTAACAGTTGTAGGTTGTGGTGGAAACAGAGATAAAACCAAAAGGCCTGTAATGGCAAAAATTGCTACAGATTTGAGCGATAAGGCAATTTTAACCTCAGATAATCCAAGAAATGAAGATCCTGAAGTGATTTTAGATGAAATGGAGAAAGGCGTTGAAGCTCACAATTATAAAAAAATATTAAGAATTTCAGATAGAAAACAAGCGATTAAAACGGCTTGTCAGTTGGCTCAGCCCAATGATATTATCCTAATTGCAGGGAAAGGGCATGAAACGTATCAGGAGATAAATGGGGTGCGTCATCATTTTGATGATATGGAAACGGTAAAGGAAATTTTAGAACAACTAGGAAAATAA
- the mraY gene encoding phospho-N-acetylmuramoyl-pentapeptide-transferase, with protein sequence MLYYLFEYLDKTLDVPGTGVFQYITFRSALAFMLSLLLSTIYGKRIINFLRNQQVGETVRELGLAGQNEKAGTPTMGGLIIIFATLVPVLLFARLHNIYIVLLIVTTLWMGSIGFVDDYIKIFKKDKQGLKGIFKVIGQVGLGIIVGSVLYFNPAVTVRTDTGRTDVFKTATNNSTIVLPAPVEEKSTATTIPFVKNNEFDYAEVLAWTGEGYEKWAWLIFIPVVIFIITAVSNGANLTDGIDGLAAGTSAVSVLALGIFTFVSGNIIFSNYLNIMYIPNSGEMTVFISAFVGALIGFLWYNSFPASVFMGDTGSLTIGGIIAVLAIAVRKEILIVLFCGIFLAESASVIIQVTYFKYTKKRFGEGRRIFLMSPLHHHYQKKGYHESKIVTRFWIVAVMLAILSIVTLKLR encoded by the coding sequence ATGCTATACTATTTATTTGAATATTTAGACAAAACATTAGATGTACCGGGAACGGGTGTTTTTCAGTACATCACTTTCAGATCGGCTTTGGCATTTATGCTTTCGTTGCTTTTGTCAACGATTTACGGAAAAAGAATTATAAACTTTTTACGTAATCAGCAAGTTGGTGAAACCGTTCGTGAGTTAGGTCTTGCAGGTCAAAATGAAAAAGCAGGAACTCCAACAATGGGAGGACTGATTATCATTTTTGCAACGCTGGTACCGGTTTTGTTATTTGCTCGTTTGCATAATATCTATATCGTATTGCTTATTGTAACGACGCTTTGGATGGGTAGTATTGGTTTTGTGGACGATTATATCAAAATATTCAAAAAGGACAAACAAGGACTTAAAGGGATTTTTAAAGTGATCGGACAGGTTGGTCTTGGAATCATTGTGGGATCTGTTTTGTATTTTAATCCTGCTGTTACCGTTAGAACCGATACAGGGAGAACCGATGTTTTTAAAACAGCTACGAACAATTCAACTATAGTTTTGCCGGCACCGGTAGAAGAAAAATCTACAGCAACTACAATTCCTTTCGTAAAAAATAATGAATTTGACTATGCTGAAGTTTTAGCCTGGACAGGTGAAGGGTATGAAAAATGGGCCTGGCTGATTTTTATTCCGGTGGTTATTTTTATCATCACAGCGGTTTCAAACGGAGCTAATTTAACGGATGGTATTGACGGACTCGCGGCCGGAACTTCGGCGGTTTCTGTACTCGCACTCGGGATATTTACATTCGTTTCCGGGAATATTATTTTCTCCAACTATCTGAATATAATGTACATCCCCAATTCGGGAGAAATGACCGTGTTTATATCCGCATTTGTGGGAGCTTTAATTGGATTTCTGTGGTACAATTCATTTCCGGCATCTGTATTTATGGGAGATACAGGAAGTTTGACCATTGGAGGAATTATTGCTGTTTTAGCGATTGCCGTTCGTAAAGAGATATTGATTGTTTTATTCTGCGGAATTTTCCTTGCCGAAAGTGCTTCCGTAATTATTCAGGTGACCTATTTTAAATATACAAAAAAGCGTTTCGGAGAGGGACGAAGAATTTTCCTGATGTCACCGCTGCATCATCATTATCAGAAAAAGGGATATCATGAAAGTAAGATTGTGACCCGCTTCTGGATTGTTGCTGTAATGTTAGCCATATTGTCAATCGTTACTTTAAAACTAAGATAG
- a CDS encoding four helix bundle protein — translation MIQGKSFLFAVRIVNLYKYLTAEKKEFVLSKQILRCGTSIGANIEESIGGRSDKEFLFKLEISYKEARETIYWLKLLKATDYISAVEFESIHKEAEEICKILAKIILTLKGKNANN, via the coding sequence ATTATTCAGGGTAAATCCTTTCTTTTCGCGGTTAGAATTGTCAATTTATATAAATATCTGACGGCCGAAAAGAAAGAGTTTGTTTTGAGTAAGCAGATTCTAAGATGTGGGACTTCTATTGGAGCGAACATCGAAGAGTCAATCGGGGGACGTTCTGATAAGGAGTTTCTGTTTAAACTGGAAATCTCATATAAAGAAGCAAGAGAAACAATTTATTGGTTGAAACTCTTGAAAGCAACGGATTATATTTCTGCAGTTGAATTCGAAAGCATTCATAAGGAAGCAGAGGAGATATGTAAAATATTAGCGAAAATTATATTAACCTTAAAAGGGAAAAATGCAAATAATTAG
- the murD gene encoding UDP-N-acetylmuramoyl-L-alanine--D-glutamate ligase codes for MRLVVLGGGESGVGTAILGKKKGYDVFVSDFGKIKESYKEVLIINKIPWEEEQHTEDLILNADVVMKSPGIPEKSPIVKKLVAAGVKVISEIEFAKPFTEALTIGITGSNGKTTTTMLTHYLLKSAGLNVGLGGNIGKSFAWQVAENKYDAYVLELSSFQLDGIIDYRPDIAIITNISPDHLDRYEYKYENYINSKFRITMNQTESDYLIYDADDEASTEWLKNNKTKAKLIPFSLTKSFDEGASINNNKMEIKINQEEFTMDTEHIALEGKHNMKNAMAASSVAKLMQIRNATIRESLSNFQGVEHRLEKVLKIQNVQYINDSKATNVNATFFALDSMNVPTVWIVGGVDKGNDYNELMSLVREKVKAIICLGIDNHKIISAFGNVVDIMVEVNNMNDAVKTAQRLTEKGDAVLLSPACASFDLFESYEDRGRQFKQAVHNL; via the coding sequence ATGAGGTTAGTGGTTTTAGGCGGAGGAGAAAGCGGCGTAGGTACTGCTATTCTCGGAAAGAAAAAAGGATATGATGTTTTTGTATCAGATTTTGGAAAGATAAAAGAGAGTTACAAAGAAGTTCTTATCATTAATAAAATTCCCTGGGAAGAAGAACAGCATACCGAAGATCTGATCTTAAATGCTGATGTGGTTATGAAGAGTCCGGGCATTCCTGAAAAGTCACCAATTGTAAAGAAGTTGGTAGCAGCGGGAGTAAAAGTGATTTCGGAAATAGAATTTGCAAAACCTTTTACAGAAGCATTGACTATTGGAATCACAGGTAGTAACGGAAAAACGACTACCACTATGCTGACACATTATTTATTAAAATCAGCAGGTTTGAATGTAGGTTTGGGAGGGAATATAGGAAAGAGTTTTGCCTGGCAGGTAGCCGAGAATAAATACGATGCATACGTTCTTGAATTAAGCAGTTTTCAGTTAGACGGAATAATAGATTACAGACCGGATATTGCGATCATAACCAATATCAGTCCCGATCACCTCGATAGATATGAATATAAATATGAGAATTATATCAATTCGAAATTCCGAATAACGATGAACCAGACCGAAAGTGATTATCTCATTTACGATGCAGATGATGAGGCAAGTACAGAATGGTTAAAAAACAACAAAACAAAAGCAAAATTAATTCCTTTCTCATTGACGAAATCATTCGATGAAGGAGCTTCTATAAATAACAACAAAATGGAAATAAAGATCAACCAAGAAGAGTTTACAATGGACACAGAACACATTGCGTTAGAAGGAAAACATAACATGAAAAACGCAATGGCAGCAAGCTCTGTAGCGAAATTGATGCAAATTAGAAATGCAACAATTCGCGAAAGTTTATCTAATTTTCAGGGTGTTGAACACCGTTTAGAAAAAGTACTTAAAATTCAGAATGTACAATATATCAACGATTCAAAAGCAACAAATGTTAATGCGACTTTCTTTGCTTTAGACAGTATGAACGTTCCAACAGTATGGATTGTTGGTGGAGTAGATAAAGGAAACGATTACAACGAACTGATGTCATTAGTTCGCGAAAAAGTAAAAGCTATTATTTGCCTTGGAATTGATAATCATAAAATTATCAGCGCCTTTGGAAATGTGGTTGACATCATGGTCGAAGTAAATAACATGAACGATGCTGTAAAAACAGCACAGCGTTTAACAGAAAAAGGCGACGCTGTTTTATTGTCTCCGGCCTGCGCAAGTTTCGATTTATTCGAAAGCTACGAAGATAGAGGAAGGCAGTTTAAGCAAGCCGTTCACAATTTGTAA
- a CDS encoding four helix bundle protein: MVIDLAEKMPSTNVTRSITNQMVRSGTSVGANYRAVCRARSDKEFVAKMNIVLEEADETLFWLEIIREKEWIDKSELEIVWKEGNELTAIFVSSLKTVNNRINKETKV; the protein is encoded by the coding sequence ATGGTGATTGATTTAGCTGAGAAAATGCCAAGTACAAATGTTACGAGATCAATTACAAATCAGATGGTAAGGAGTGGAACATCAGTTGGAGCAAATTATCGGGCAGTATGCCGAGCCAGAAGTGATAAGGAGTTTGTTGCTAAAATGAATATCGTTTTAGAAGAAGCAGATGAAACTTTATTCTGGCTTGAAATTATAAGAGAAAAAGAATGGATCGATAAATCTGAATTAGAAATAGTTTGGAAAGAAGGTAATGAACTGACGGCAATTTTTGTCAGTAGTTTAAAAACAGTAAATAACAGAATTAATAAAGAGACTAAGGTTTAG
- a CDS encoding FtsW/RodA/SpoVE family cell cycle protein: MKELVNKLKGDRVIWSFVALLALFSFMPVFSASSNLAYIGHGTGNTLGYLVKHLAHVCIGFLIIYWVHRVPYHYFRAISKIALPIVWFLLLYTLLKGTVIAGANASRWIQVPFIGITFQTSTLAASILFIFVARYLSKTKEENEPFQVSLIQLWLPVFITLALILPANFSTTALIFAMVIMLTFIGRYPLKYIGFIIGSGIAMFAFFLLVAKAFPDSRFFSRVSTWGSRIENFTTDKPDEDDYQIEKAKIAIASGRLGGVGPGKSVQKNFLPQSSSDFIYAIIVEEYGLVGGVAILILYLLLLFRFVIASHKANTLFGKLVVVGLGFPMIFQAMINMAVAVELLPVTGQTLPLISSGGSSIWMTCFSLGIIISVTKKEEEIAEEQEEKERRREALQRLIDKELAEEDLPANEKIYEEEGLYSIEDNSRNPMNAVLNK; this comes from the coding sequence ATGAAAGAGCTGGTGAACAAATTAAAAGGAGACAGAGTAATATGGTCATTCGTGGCTTTATTGGCATTGTTTTCGTTTATGCCTGTTTTTAGTGCGAGTAGTAATCTGGCCTATATCGGTCATGGGACCGGAAATACATTAGGTTATTTAGTGAAGCATTTGGCTCACGTTTGTATTGGTTTTCTGATTATTTACTGGGTGCATCGCGTGCCGTATCATTATTTCAGGGCGATTTCGAAAATTGCACTGCCTATAGTGTGGTTTTTGCTGCTTTATACCTTGTTGAAAGGAACTGTTATTGCAGGTGCAAATGCGAGCCGTTGGATTCAGGTTCCTTTTATCGGAATTACGTTTCAAACGTCGACCTTGGCGGCCAGTATATTATTCATATTTGTGGCGCGTTATTTGTCGAAAACGAAAGAAGAAAATGAACCTTTTCAGGTATCGCTGATACAGCTTTGGCTGCCGGTTTTTATAACACTGGCACTTATTTTACCGGCGAACTTCTCAACCACAGCGTTGATTTTTGCAATGGTAATTATGCTGACATTTATTGGCAGGTATCCATTAAAATATATTGGTTTTATTATCGGTTCCGGAATTGCCATGTTTGCGTTCTTCCTTTTGGTTGCAAAAGCATTCCCGGATTCCAGATTCTTTAGCAGGGTTAGTACCTGGGGAAGTCGTATTGAAAACTTTACCACCGACAAACCGGATGAAGATGATTATCAGATTGAGAAAGCAAAAATTGCAATAGCATCAGGAAGATTAGGAGGAGTAGGTCCGGGAAAAAGCGTTCAGAAAAACTTTTTGCCACAGTCTTCTTCCGATTTTATTTATGCGATTATTGTAGAAGAATACGGTTTAGTAGGTGGGGTAGCAATATTGATTTTGTACTTATTATTATTGTTCCGATTTGTGATCGCCTCACACAAGGCAAATACATTATTTGGAAAGCTCGTCGTCGTCGGACTTGGGTTTCCGATGATCTTTCAGGCAATGATCAATATGGCTGTTGCAGTGGAGTTGCTTCCGGTAACAGGGCAAACACTTCCGTTGATCAGTAGTGGAGGTAGTTCGATTTGGATGACCTGTTTCTCCCTCGGAATTATCATTAGTGTGACAAAAAAAGAAGAAGAAATTGCTGAAGAACAGGAGGAAAAAGAAAGAAGAAGAGAAGCCCTTCAAAGATTAATTGATAAAGAATTAGCAGAAGAAGATCTGCCTGCTAACGAAAAGATATATGAAGAAGAGGGATTGTATTCCATTGAAGACAATTCCAGAAATCCGATGAATGCAGTTTTAAATAAGTAA
- the murG gene encoding undecaprenyldiphospho-muramoylpentapeptide beta-N-acetylglucosaminyltransferase: protein MTKYKFILSGGGTGGHIYPAIAIANELKLQFPDAEFLFVGAKDKMEMQKVPQAGYEIKGLWIAGLQRKLTLQNLMFPLKLAKSLLESRRIIKQFKPNVVIGTGGFASGPLLKAAGSAGIPTVIQEQNSFPGITNKLLSKKANAICVAYDNLERFFPKEKIVLTGNPVRQDLIDIDSKHEEAIAFYGLDPNKKILLVLGGSLGARRINQLIEKELQNFLSQDVQIIWQCGKLYFEEYKKYNQQNVKVVDFIERMDFVYAAANVIISRAGASSVSELCIVGKPVIFIPSPNVAEDHQTKNAQAIVDAKGAILLKESELDNEFSIVFEALLKDEGKQKQLSANIKKLAKPKATQDIVAEIVKLIQL from the coding sequence ATGACAAAATATAAATTCATATTAAGTGGTGGTGGTACAGGAGGGCATATCTATCCTGCAATTGCTATTGCAAATGAATTAAAATTACAATTCCCTGACGCTGAGTTTCTTTTTGTAGGTGCCAAGGATAAAATGGAAATGCAGAAAGTGCCTCAGGCGGGTTATGAAATCAAAGGACTTTGGATTGCAGGTTTGCAAAGAAAACTTACGCTGCAAAATTTAATGTTTCCGTTAAAATTGGCAAAAAGTTTGCTGGAGTCACGACGAATCATAAAACAATTTAAGCCAAATGTTGTAATTGGTACCGGAGGTTTTGCCAGCGGACCTTTATTAAAGGCAGCAGGTTCGGCCGGAATTCCAACAGTCATTCAGGAACAGAATTCGTTTCCGGGAATTACGAATAAACTGCTAAGTAAAAAAGCCAATGCAATTTGTGTTGCTTATGATAACCTGGAGCGTTTTTTTCCAAAAGAAAAAATTGTTTTAACCGGAAATCCGGTTCGTCAGGATCTCATTGATATTGACAGCAAGCATGAAGAGGCGATTGCTTTTTATGGACTAGATCCGAATAAAAAAATATTGTTGGTTTTAGGAGGGAGTTTAGGAGCGAGAAGGATCAATCAGTTAATCGAGAAAGAATTGCAAAATTTTCTTTCGCAGGACGTTCAGATAATCTGGCAATGCGGGAAGTTGTATTTTGAAGAATATAAAAAATACAATCAGCAAAATGTTAAGGTAGTTGATTTTATTGAAAGAATGGATTTTGTATATGCGGCTGCCAATGTGATTATTTCACGTGCCGGAGCCTCATCGGTTTCCGAATTGTGTATTGTAGGGAAACCGGTTATATTTATTCCGTCGCCTAATGTTGCTGAAGATCATCAGACTAAAAATGCACAGGCAATCGTAGATGCTAAAGGAGCTATTTTACTGAAGGAATCAGAATTGGATAATGAATTTAGTATTGTTTTTGAAGCCTTGCTTAAAGATGAAGGGAAGCAAAAACAATTAAGTGCAAATATTAAAAAATTGGCAAAACCAAAAGCGACACAGGATATTGTAGCAGAGATTGTGAAGCTTATTCAGCTATAG
- the murC gene encoding UDP-N-acetylmuramate--L-alanine ligase yields the protein MNLNQIQNVYFIGIGGIGMSALARYFKNIGKQVSGYDKTPSMLTSELIESGIDIHFEDNIGLIPKDYYIENTLVIITPAVPKTHAEWNYFTERDYVVKKRAEVLGIITKDTFCFAVAGTHGKTTTSSILGHILYESGADVTAFVGGIVENYNSNLIGEGKTVTVVEADEFDRSFLHLHPNIACITSMDADHLDIYGTSDAIEASFVEFASKVEDKNKLFITKELPLEGVQCAINEEAVYKAFNVRIDNGSYVFDVQTPAEVMTDLRFGLPGKHNLMNGLMAIAMAKTFGTPTDSIAKAIASFNGIRRRFSYQIKSENLVYIDDYAHHPTELNAVHQAVRELYPGRKVLAIFQPHLFSRTRDFADGFAESLSAFDEVFLMDIYPARELPMEGITSEWLLGKMTNSNKKIVAKEDLLAEIKASDAPIIVTIGAGDLGEMVPSIKKMLNENI from the coding sequence ATGAATTTAAATCAAATACAAAACGTTTATTTTATTGGTATTGGAGGCATCGGAATGAGTGCCCTGGCCCGCTATTTTAAAAATATAGGGAAACAGGTTTCCGGTTACGATAAGACACCATCTATGCTGACAAGCGAGTTGATTGAAAGCGGTATTGATATTCATTTTGAAGATAATATTGGTTTAATTCCAAAGGACTATTATATTGAGAATACACTGGTGATTATTACACCGGCTGTACCCAAAACACATGCTGAATGGAATTATTTTACAGAAAGAGATTATGTGGTTAAAAAACGTGCTGAAGTTTTAGGGATTATCACTAAAGATACGTTTTGTTTTGCTGTGGCAGGAACACATGGAAAAACCACAACCTCAAGTATTTTGGGGCATATACTGTATGAAAGCGGAGCAGATGTGACTGCTTTTGTGGGAGGCATTGTAGAGAATTACAATTCGAATTTAATTGGAGAAGGAAAAACGGTTACCGTAGTGGAAGCAGATGAATTTGATCGTTCGTTTTTGCACTTGCATCCTAATATTGCCTGTATCACTTCAATGGATGCAGATCATTTGGATATTTACGGAACCAGTGATGCAATTGAGGCTTCGTTTGTAGAATTTGCTTCAAAAGTAGAAGATAAAAATAAGCTGTTTATAACCAAAGAATTACCTCTTGAAGGAGTTCAGTGTGCTATAAACGAAGAAGCTGTATACAAGGCTTTTAATGTTCGTATCGACAACGGAAGTTATGTTTTTGATGTGCAGACGCCAGCAGAAGTGATGACAGACTTGCGTTTCGGATTACCGGGGAAACACAATTTAATGAATGGACTAATGGCTATTGCGATGGCTAAAACGTTCGGCACCCCGACCGACTCCATTGCAAAGGCCATTGCTTCATTCAACGGAATCAGAAGACGTTTTTCGTATCAGATTAAATCTGAAAATTTAGTCTATATAGATGACTATGCACATCATCCAACAGAACTAAATGCAGTACATCAGGCAGTTAGGGAATTGTATCCGGGACGTAAAGTACTGGCTATTTTTCAGCCGCATTTATTCAGCAGAACCAGAGATTTTGCCGATGGATTCGCGGAGAGTTTATCAGCATTTGATGAAGTGTTTCTGATGGATATTTATCCGGCACGTGAATTACCGATGGAAGGGATTACATCAGAATGGCTGTTGGGAAAAATGACAAATTCGAACAAAAAAATTGTTGCAAAAGAGGATTTATTAGCGGAGATCAAAGCCAGTGATGCGCCAATAATTGTAACAATAGGAGCTGGTGATCTTGGTGAGATGGTTCCTTCAATTAAAAAAATGCTGAATGAAAATATTTAA
- a CDS encoding cell division protein FtsQ/DivIB produces MKIFNWTNIRLILIFGLVIFLYSFAQHRNGDRKLKKSTVVFVGENTLFVKPETVNKLLIENKKDASSIRKDELDLNKIEKTLNAQDMIEKSDVFVSIDGVLKAVVKQKTPIARVYDGDRSFYIDYEGNKMPLSDNYTARVPLVSGAINKKNNEDLAALFRTIYDDAFLKKNIIAIQIMPNGSLKMFNRNYNYFIDFGRTMNVDKKFNNYKAFFQKAVLDSSLYKYNKIDLRFTEQVVCTK; encoded by the coding sequence ATGAAAATATTTAATTGGACAAATATTCGTTTGATACTCATTTTTGGGTTGGTTATTTTTTTATATTCCTTCGCTCAACATCGAAATGGAGATCGAAAATTAAAAAAATCCACGGTCGTTTTTGTAGGAGAAAACACCCTGTTTGTAAAGCCTGAAACGGTTAATAAATTGTTGATAGAAAATAAAAAAGACGCTTCCAGTATTAGAAAAGATGAATTAGATTTGAATAAGATAGAGAAAACCCTCAATGCGCAAGACATGATTGAAAAGTCAGATGTTTTTGTAAGCATTGACGGCGTTCTAAAAGCAGTAGTAAAACAGAAGACGCCAATAGCAAGAGTTTATGATGGTGATCGATCTTTTTATATTGACTATGAGGGTAATAAAATGCCCTTGTCGGACAATTATACTGCGAGAGTTCCTCTTGTTTCGGGGGCAATTAATAAAAAAAATAACGAAGATTTAGCTGCTTTATTTCGCACAATTTATGACGATGCGTTTTTGAAAAAAAACATCATTGCTATACAAATTATGCCTAATGGCAGCTTAAAAATGTTTAATAGAAACTATAATTACTTCATCGATTTTGGCAGAACGATGAATGTTGATAAGAAATTTAATAACTATAAAGCCTTTTTTCAAAAAGCGGTTTTAGATAGTTCGTTATACAAATACAATAAAATTGACCTTAGGTTTACGGAACAAGTAGTTTGCACAAAATAA
- the ftsA gene encoding cell division protein FtsA: protein MEKDNIAVGLDIGTTKIVAMIGKKNEYGKLEILGIGKSKSLGVARGVVNNITQTIQSIQQAILEAENNSGYKIKDVVVGIAGQHIRSIQHTDYISRNNPEEVIGEKDIQLLIDQVNKLAMLPGEEIIHVLPQEFKIDGQSEIKEPIGMYGGRLESSFHVVVGQASSIRNVGRCIQSSGIELSGLTLEPLASADAVLSQEEKEAGVALIDIGGGTTDLAIFKDGIIRHTAVIPFGGNVITDDIKEGCSIIEKQAELLKIKFGSAWPGENKDNEIVSIPGLRGREPKEISLKNLSKIIHARVVEIVEQVFAEIKAYGHEDPRKKLIAGIVLTGGGAQLKHIKQLVEYITGMDTRIGYPNEHLAGNSSEEISSPLFATAVGLVMNSIENSTQSAVRMEIVNDQPKVVYRNVPPPIQQPVQQRYEVEENYVERVETIEETREVRNSVSKEESTETKIRRSFFDRYVDKIKDFLDNAE from the coding sequence ATGGAAAAAGATAACATTGCAGTAGGTCTAGATATTGGAACAACCAAAATAGTTGCCATGATAGGCAAGAAAAATGAGTATGGTAAACTGGAAATTTTGGGGATTGGGAAATCCAAAAGTTTGGGAGTGGCGAGAGGAGTTGTAAACAACATTACGCAAACTATTCAATCAATTCAGCAAGCAATACTTGAAGCAGAAAATAATTCAGGTTATAAAATTAAAGATGTGGTAGTAGGTATCGCCGGACAGCACATCAGAAGTATACAGCATACCGATTACATCAGCCGTAATAATCCGGAGGAAGTAATTGGCGAAAAAGATATTCAGCTTTTGATCGATCAGGTAAATAAACTGGCGATGTTACCGGGAGAAGAAATTATTCACGTCTTGCCGCAAGAATTTAAAATCGACGGGCAGTCTGAGATTAAAGAGCCAATCGGAATGTATGGCGGAAGATTAGAATCCAGTTTTCACGTTGTAGTGGGGCAGGCTTCTTCAATCAGAAACGTGGGAAGATGTATTCAGAGTTCAGGAATTGAATTGTCCGGATTAACCTTAGAGCCTTTGGCTTCTGCGGATGCAGTTTTAAGTCAGGAAGAAAAAGAAGCCGGAGTTGCGTTGATTGATATTGGTGGAGGAACAACAGACTTAGCCATTTTTAAAGATGGTATTATTCGCCACACAGCAGTAATTCCTTTTGGAGGAAATGTAATTACAGATGATATAAAAGAAGGCTGTTCGATTATCGAAAAACAAGCAGAGCTTTTAAAAATAAAATTCGGATCGGCCTGGCCGGGAGAGAATAAAGACAATGAAATTGTTTCTATTCCGGGATTAAGAGGAAGAGAGCCAAAAGAAATTTCGCTTAAAAACTTATCTAAAATTATTCATGCCCGTGTGGTGGAGATTGTAGAGCAGGTTTTTGCAGAAATTAAGGCTTACGGACACGAAGATCCACGTAAAAAATTAATTGCCGGTATCGTGCTTACGGGCGGAGGTGCTCAACTAAAACACATCAAGCAATTAGTAGAGTACATTACAGGAATGGATACGAGAATTGGATATCCAAACGAGCACCTGGCAGGAAATTCCAGTGAAGAAATCTCCAGTCCGTTATTTGCGACCGCAGTTGGTTTAGTAATGAATAGTATCGAGAATAGTACGCAAAGTGCTGTTAGAATGGAGATTGTAAACGATCAGCCAAAAGTGGTTTACAGAAATGTACCGCCACCGATACAACAGCCGGTGCAACAGCGATACGAAGTTGAAGAAAACTACGTTGAAAGAGTAGAAACTATCGAAGAAACCAGAGAAGTTAGAAACAGCGTCTCTAAAGAAGAATCTACAGAAACAAAAATCAGAAGATCATTTTTTGACCGATATGTCGATAAAATCAAAGATTTTTTAGACAACGCAGAATAA